Proteins from a genomic interval of Pseudomonas anuradhapurensis:
- a CDS encoding glycosyltransferase family 4 protein, with the protein MRIAYFINQYPKVSHSFIRREILALERQGLTVQRIALRGWDAELQDAEDAMERSNTRYVLQSGIKGLLQPTWQVLRRQPRRFCRALWLAMRLGLRADRGWPYHLVYLAEACQLLQWLHAGEAQHVHAHFGTNSTEVVMLAHVLGGPAYSFTVHGPEEFDKAQLLHLGEKVQRAAFVVAVSSYGRSQLFRWVAHDQWAKVKVVHCGLERSFHDVAPASVPAALRLVCVGRLCEQKGQLLLLEAARLLAARPISFELVLAGDGDMRGQIEALIARYGLQQHVRITGWISSAQVRGEILAARALVLPSFAEGLPVVIMEAMALRRPVLTTYVAGIPELVQPGENGWLFPAGAVDELATAMAECLAQPVEVLQRMGEAARQRVLQRHDIDTEAARLASYFKASA; encoded by the coding sequence ATGCGCATTGCCTATTTCATCAACCAGTACCCGAAAGTCAGCCACAGTTTCATCCGTCGCGAGATCCTCGCGCTGGAGCGGCAGGGGCTTACGGTGCAACGTATTGCCTTGCGCGGCTGGGACGCCGAGCTGCAGGACGCCGAAGACGCGATGGAACGTAGCAACACCCGCTATGTGTTGCAAAGCGGCATCAAGGGTTTGCTGCAACCCACCTGGCAAGTGCTGCGCAGGCAGCCACGGCGCTTCTGCCGCGCGCTGTGGCTGGCCATGCGCCTGGGCTTGCGGGCCGATCGCGGCTGGCCCTACCACCTGGTCTACCTGGCCGAGGCCTGCCAGCTGCTGCAATGGTTGCATGCCGGCGAGGCGCAACATGTGCACGCGCATTTCGGTACCAACTCCACCGAGGTGGTGATGCTGGCCCATGTATTGGGCGGGCCGGCCTACAGCTTTACCGTGCACGGCCCGGAAGAATTCGACAAAGCACAGTTGCTGCACCTCGGCGAGAAGGTGCAGCGCGCCGCTTTTGTCGTGGCGGTCAGTTCGTACGGGCGCAGCCAGCTGTTCCGCTGGGTGGCACACGACCAGTGGGCCAAGGTGAAGGTGGTGCATTGTGGCCTCGAGCGCAGTTTCCACGATGTGGCGCCAGCCAGCGTACCGGCGGCGCTGCGCCTGGTGTGCGTAGGGCGCTTGTGTGAACAGAAAGGCCAGTTGTTGTTGCTTGAAGCAGCACGGCTACTGGCGGCACGGCCAATCAGCTTCGAGCTGGTGCTGGCCGGTGACGGCGACATGCGCGGGCAGATCGAGGCATTGATTGCCCGCTACGGCTTGCAGCAGCACGTGCGTATCACCGGCTGGATCAGCAGCGCGCAGGTGCGTGGGGAAATCCTGGCCGCCCGCGCGTTGGTGCTGCCCAGCTTCGCCGAGGGTTTGCCGGTGGTGATCATGGAAGCCATGGCGTTGCGCCGGCCGGTGCTGACCACCTATGTGGCAGGCATTCCCGAGCTGGTGCAGCCGGGCGAGAATGGCTGGTTGTTTCCCGCCGGCGCGGTGGACGAACTGGCGACAGCCATGGCCGAGTGCCTGGCGCAACCTGTCGAAGTGCTGCAGCGGATGGGCGAGGCGGCCCGCCAACGTGTGCTGCAACGGCATGATATCGACACCGAGGCGGCCCGGCTGGCCAGCTATTTCAAGGCATCCGCATGA